Genomic segment of Helicobacter enhydrae:
AATCTCCAATCCCATCCCTTTTTCGCTTCCATCAAATTATTTTTTGGCTCTCAAGTGTTTTTTTGAACTTGTCAAGCCAGAGCTCAATTATTCGCTTGTCCAAACAAGATTCCAACAAACTAAAACTCTTTTGGAACAACTCAATGCTCCACTCTATTGTGCCAAACCGAGCTTGGGTATCATAGCCTTCAGAGATGAAGGAGAAAAAATCAGATCAATGCTCAAACTAGAGGGCATTCAAATCAGTGGAGGGCAAGATAAACTCAAAGGGCATATTTCAAGAATCGGAAACTTCGGCATTTTGCAGGAATACGATTTGTTGCTTGAGGCACTAAAAAGCAAAGTTTTGCATTCTGTGCAAACAGAACAACTCACAACAAAGTTTGATTGAAAATTCTTAAAATTTCAATACACAAATGTTTTTTATAGACTATAATAATCGTTATCAATTTCAAAAAAGGAGACCAACAATGAAAAAATTGATGTTATTTGTTTTGTCACAAATTCTTGTATTTGGCGTCGAAATCAATGTATATTCGACAAGGCACTATGATGCAGATTTGGAGCTATTTCGCAAATTTGAAGCTCAAACTGGAATCAAAGTCAATTACACACAAGCCAAACCCGCAGAACTCATCAAAAGACTGCAGCTTGAGGGCGACAAATCCCCTGCTGATGTGTTTATCACGGCAGATATTTCCAATCTGACAGAAGCCAAAAATGCTGGTTTGCTCACTCCGACAAACTCTCAAGTTTTGCAATCCATTGTCCCATCCAATCTTAGAGATTCTGATAGTCAATGGTTTGCGATTACCAAAAGAGCGAGGATTGTCGTATATGCCAAAAATCGAGGAGTTGATCCCAACCTTGTGAAAACCTATGATGATCTTGCCAAACCTGATCTCAAAGGAAAGCTACTTGTTCGCAGTGCTACATCTCCATACAGCAAGACACTCTTGGCAAGTATCATCGTAAGTGAAGGCGAACAAAAAGCAAGAGCTTGGGCACAAGGCGTTTTGAACAATCTTGCCACCAAACCAAAAGGTGGGGATAGAGATCAAGCAAGATTAGTCTATGCTGGAAATGGCGATTATGCTATCATCAATACTTACTACATCGGGCTCATGAAAAACTCCAAAGATCCAAGAGATGTGGAAGTGGCAAACTCATTGGGTATCATATTTCCCAATCAAAATGGTCGTGGCACACATATCAATGTCAGTGGCGTAGCGATGACAAAATCAAGCAAACACCCAAAAGAGGCTCAAAAATTTATGGAGTTTTTGGTCAGCAAGGAGGCTCAAGAAATGCTAAGCAACGCAAACTACGAATACCCTATCCGCTCTGATGTCAAACTCAATGAAACAATCAAAAGCTTTGGGACATTCAAAGAGGATCCCACCTCTGTCAATGAGATTGCTGCTAAAGTCAAAGAGGCAGTCAAAATCTATGATGAAGTCGGATTCAGATGAGAATTATATTTCAATGCCTAGCCCTACTTATCGTAGGGATTGTGGCAGTTCCAATCTTTGGAACTTTTGTAGAAACCTGCTATGTTTTCCTTCAATCCCTACAACAAGATTCATCACTTGCATTAGAGATCCAATCCAACCTCAAACACTTCTTTACATTTTTGTTTGGGCGTTTTCTTGCAGATAGTTTTATCGTCGTGTTTTGCGTATTGCTACTCAGTGCATTGATTGGGACAACTTGTGCTTATCTAGTCGCTCATTATCGCTTTTTTGGTTCTAAAATTTTAGACAAAATCTTATTCTTGCCCCTTGCAATTCCTAGCTATATCTTAGCTTTTGCGTATGTGGGACTCTTGGACTTTAGTGGGATTTTTTATGAAATTTTGGGTTTGCGGGTTGATATATTCAATCTTGGTGGAGTGATTTTTGTCCTCACCTTTTCACTCTTTCCTTATGTGTATCTTTTTGCAAAAGATGCCTTCCAAACAGAATCCACAACGCTCTATGAAGTTGCACAGACGATGAAATGCTCACAATGGCAAATCTTTTATAAAGTCTCACTCCCTCTTGCCAAACCTGCGATTTTGTCTGGTCTTTTGTTGGTTTTGATGGAAACATTGAGTGATTATGGTGCGAGTGCCTATCTAGGAGTGGATACATTTTCTGCGGGTATTTTCAAACTTTGGTATGACTTAAGCGATCCCTACTCTGCTAGCATACTTACAGCAATTTTGATGCTATTTGTATTGGGGTTAATGCAGGTAGAACAGAAACTCAAAAACAGACAAAAATATAGCTCCAATCAAAACTGCAAGCTCCTTATCAATCCCAAACCTCTGCCACCCATTCCATCATTACTCGCTTCTTGCTTCTGCTCACTCATCGCAACGCTTGGTTTTTTCCTACCACTATTTTGGCTTCTTTATTGGG
This window contains:
- a CDS encoding Fe(3+) ABC transporter substrate-binding protein yields the protein MKKLMLFVLSQILVFGVEINVYSTRHYDADLELFRKFEAQTGIKVNYTQAKPAELIKRLQLEGDKSPADVFITADISNLTEAKNAGLLTPTNSQVLQSIVPSNLRDSDSQWFAITKRARIVVYAKNRGVDPNLVKTYDDLAKPDLKGKLLVRSATSPYSKTLLASIIVSEGEQKARAWAQGVLNNLATKPKGGDRDQARLVYAGNGDYAIINTYYIGLMKNSKDPRDVEVANSLGIIFPNQNGRGTHINVSGVAMTKSSKHPKEAQKFMEFLVSKEAQEMLSNANYEYPIRSDVKLNETIKSFGTFKEDPTSVNEIAAKVKEAVKIYDEVGFR
- a CDS encoding ABC transporter permease, whose protein sequence is MRIIFQCLALLIVGIVAVPIFGTFVETCYVFLQSLQQDSSLALEIQSNLKHFFTFLFGRFLADSFIVVFCVLLLSALIGTTCAYLVAHYRFFGSKILDKILFLPLAIPSYILAFAYVGLLDFSGIFYEILGLRVDIFNLGGVIFVLTFSLFPYVYLFAKDAFQTESTTLYEVAQTMKCSQWQIFYKVSLPLAKPAILSGLLLVLMETLSDYGASAYLGVDTFSAGIFKLWYDLSDPYSASILTAILMLFVLGLMQVEQKLKNRQKYSSNQNCKLLINPKPLPPIPSLLASCFCSLIATLGFFLPLFWLLYWGLQDSKLFEKDFYLLALNSLHVGILSACFALICALFLCFVIRITRQTFLRNLLTQTSTLGYAIPGAVVGVSMMILATAISNLTNIPLLGTSISLLVFAYIVRFLATAIYSIQNGYDKIHACLDEASLSLRSGYIRLWFKIHLPLLKHFILSALLVVFIDTIKELPTTRMLAPFGFETLSTKAFWYATDERLYNSALPSLLIVLLSLLSMLIINLWIRKDDARD